The Desulfofundulus salinus genome includes the window GAGCTGTTTTATCCCGGGGGTGCTGACCAGTTTTACCAGGTTGTCGAAATCGGCGTTGTTCATATTGTTGAGTATCTGGCGTAAAGTTGCCAGGCGGGTGATCTTCCGTCGTAAATCGCGGGTCAGGTTGGTGTAGGATTCCCCCCGGGCCAGTGCCCGGCCGGCATAAACCCCGCTCCTAATGGAGAACATGACGCCGAATCCTAAAAAAGGCTCCATAAATCCCCCGGCATTCCCGATCATCAATATATTGCCTACTTGCGGCGGGTAGCAATAGCCACTGATATGTTGTAGGGAAAAATTATCTAACACCTGGTAATCAAGTTTTTCCATTTCCCAGAAGAGACGCCATTTCTCTTCAATCTCATCGGCATTGCTATTGCTAACTATTAAAATCAGGGAGGCGCGGTGAGCATTAAAAGGTGAGAGGTAGGCGTAGGCATGGCGTGAGTATTTAGTATTGACCCACATGATCAGGGTATTGGGGTCGAAGTTCCCCAGTACCACCGCTCCCCGCACCCAGGTTTTCAAGAAGTCCTGCCAGCAGCCCAGCGTGCGCGCGACCGTTGGTGTGCCGTCGGCCACCACCACGTAATCGTAATGGCGCGCCAGCACCTGCCAGTCGGCATAACGGTTAAAATATACCGGCGTTTTTAAAAGGGAGTAGAGCTGGCTTTCCGTGGAATTTTCGTCCTGCCCCCGCTGGATGAAATAACCCAGGTGTCCGGTAACAGTGCGGGTGACGTTGGGCATATGCATAATTACTCTTTTCCAGGGGGCCAGGGGCTTGATGGGCAAATGCAGTTCGTTTTTTAAGTAATCCATCTGGTCTTTGAT containing:
- a CDS encoding NAD(P)/FAD-dependent oxidoreductase, producing the protein MGRHTPRIAIIGAGISGLACALELERHGIAPAIFEQRSRAGEAFNHVGGLLQLMSRPIKDQMDYLKNELHLPIKPLAPWKRVIMHMPNVTRTVTGHLGYFIQRGQDENSTESQLYSLLKTPVYFNRYADWQVLARHYDYVVVADGTPTVARTLGCWQDFLKTWVRGAVVLGNFDPNTLIMWVNTKYSRHAYAYLSPFNAHRASLILIVSNSNADEIEEKWRLFWEMEKLDYQVLDNFSLQHISGYCYPPQVGNILMIGNAGGFMEPFLGFGVMFSIRSGVYAGRALARGESYTNLTRDLRRKITRLATLRQILNNMNNADFDNLVKLVSTPGIKQLIYNTNIDVLQYGTELLNLLQQLKQKIHPGM